ATAATTCCTTAATTACCATCTCTTCTCTGCAGGTCAAAATGGCCATTGTCTCGTCATCTAAGTCCTTTTCAAGACTCGTTTGAAGGCGACTAGCATATGCTTTGAGAGTAGCATTTTTACCTAAAAAGGCATGGCTGCAATATACCAGTGCGCTGAATGAATCATTGATATCTGCATGGCGTAATTTATCACCATGGAAAATATAGACGTACTCGCTGCCCGCATCAAAAACTATCATTCCGGAGGTATCACTAATATTAAGCTTTTCGATTAATGAACGTACGCCAAGAATAAAATAATTATCGTAGGAATAAATCTGCACAACACCATCCGATTTCTAGCTGAAATATTTAGTTAAAGGCCTGCTAAGCAGGCCTTGAGTATGCTGACAAAGCGGGGAGGTTAGCAGGAGCGCATAAAGACCGGTTTTGGCGGCACGCCCGGAGGGCAATGGTCCAACAGGGCCGTAAATGCTGTCAATGCCTCATCTTTTTCTTTGTTACGCATCGCTATCTCTGCTGGGGTTGTGGCAAGCATTAGATTTACATCCAAATCAAATGTTTGTGCGATACCCATAATCCCAACAACGCTAGGGTCGTGTTGACGGCTCTCCATATTGATGTTTGCTAGAGATATTTCTTTATATGAACGCATGGCAGAAAGTAGCGAAATAAATTTATCTTTATTCTCACGTGCGTTAGCATCAGATGAATTGAATTTATTTTCAAAAATTTTATTTACTTCTGCTTTATTGTCTTTATTGGCCACCAGCGCTCTGCGCTCTTCTGGAGAAAATTTATTTTCCGCCAGCGTTTCCCCCATCCATTTTTTTATCAAAAAACTTGCTTCAACATTATTAATTTCATTAGTTTTGATCGCATCCAGAAATGCAGTCTGGTCGGTTAAGCGTTGATTAAATTCGCTAAGTTTGATCGTTGGACTCTGTCGGAACATACCATTTATAGAGCTAGGGTCAGCTTCCATTTTCCGCATTAACTCCTGACAGAATATCCTCGTGTCGGCTCCCGAGATAGGATTAAGCGTAGTCACAGGCGGCGTTGACACAGGCGATGTTGACGCAGGAGCTTCAGCAGCCGAGGGACTCATCCTCTCACTAAGGCGATGGAAACCTACAACGACCGCGTCTTTCATCGTTACCAGTGAGTTGTATACTTTTGTCACGCAAGAAAGAAATCCCTGCTGGACGCTATTCATGGCATTCCCTGCGGCCGTGGCGGCTTTAGCGCTGGCGCTTGCCATCGCCTGGTACAGTTCAGCAGGCGGAATCGGCATTGTAATCATTACATAGTTTCCTTATTAATTTACTGTCGCCCTCCCTATGTTCAGGCGACATTGAACGAACTGCGTTATGCACTTTCCTGCACGCGCTGGATAATATCCGCAACGGTCAGGCTGCTACTGATATCGGACTCTGGTATCGTTACGCCTATCTCTTCGAGCCGCATAAGGAGGTCTATAAGCTCAACGGAGTCCATTGCCAGGTCAGTAATTAAACTGTCCTTCAGGTTAATATTTTTTGGTAGAACGCCGTTTACCTGATAAATGAGGTTAGCCACCAGCGAAGCTATCGTTTTATCAATCACTGATTCATTCATAGTGAATAACCTATTGCTCGCGTCGGCGTATGAACTCAGCTAACTTTTCCTGAAAAGGAAGTTTTTCTTTGTCCTGCTCAACACTCTTATTTTCCAGAGCCCCGAATTTAGATTGATCTCGTGGCTTTAACCTCGAAAGCACCGCATCCAGTTCAGCTGAGTCAGATTGGGAACCCTTAGGAACGAAACTCACCGGCTTCGACTCCCTGTTCCAGGAATTCACAGTGCGTACCGTTGTGTAAACCTGGTCGTTGCCAGACCTATTCCCGGGCATATTTACGGCCGCAGCATTAATTCGCGTTGGCTGGAAACCATCAGCTGCAGATTTACGGCTAACCTCTTCACCATCCTTGCGAAGCATTCCGTCATCAGTCGAATCCATGCCTGGATTGGCAGTTTTGATATTTGCGGGTGCCCTGTTCGCTGCCGAACCGTCACTCTGCACCTGAGGATTTAGTGGGGGTTCAGGTTCAGGCCTTATCAGGCTATCCGTTAAGTTCTTCTCAACATTATGCTCCACGGTTGGTTTTGCCTTTTCCCCTTCAGAAGCCAAGGCACCGTTTTTTTCCAGGTGAGCGAAGGCTGAAGGAGCCCTTTGCTTCAAAGCTTCAAACTTATCCGCCAGCGTCACGACTTTTCCGCTTGCCCGCTCAGGTTTAGTCTCTGGCCCAGGAGGGATAAAATGCGTCGGCGTTGAAGATCTGCGATTCAAAGGATCAATGTTGCGCGAGGTGGTGTAAATAAAATCACCGTTTGATAAAGAGGTGCGGCCGGACGGCTCCTTTTTCTCGCGCAGTACGACGCCATCGACGTTGTCCGCTTCCAAATTTTGCGCATTCTGCGTTTTGGACGCCTCGCCATCGAACGCCGTCTTCTGCATGTTTTGTTCAACCACAATGGTTGGCTGTTGCTGAACTTTGGGCTCAGGGCCAAGGCTCGAATCGTGAACAGTTTCCGTTTCAGTCGCCCCCTCAGTTTGAGTAGCGATGCTCTTTAATTCAGGCTTTGGTGTCTGGGTTTCAATTTCCCGCCTGGCAACGTTTTGCTGCGGAGTGTCGACAGCCAGCTCTTGCTTGTAGCCCTTTACGCCAGCCAGATTTCCAAGGAAGTTGCTACCGCCTCCAATGCCAGCATTAAACAGGTCTTTAATGAGACCCACCTTTTCAATATTGGTAAGCCCTGAATCCAGAATGTGCTTAACAATCGTAGAGTTAGAGTCCGCAGGCGAGGTATTCGCCGCACCAACTGAATGGGTAATATCGCCAACACTCCCCCCTTGGCTGGTGATATTCAGAGTAATGCCGCCCTGCCCTGGCCCGGTTGGAATAAATACTCTTTGGTTATCTGCACCACCTTCGGGGTTAGGATTCAGCATCTCCGGGCCTTGTGGTGCAGGGGTCAACGGTTCCGCATCATAAAATGTCAGCGTTTTCGAAATAGCGGCACAGTCATTGACGAAAAAGTTCAGCTTCTGGGCCATCGTTTCCCATGGCTGATTGGGCTGTGTCAGACCTTCTACGTCGTGCTTCAGGGTAGATTTGCAAACATCCAGACATTGCTTGAAGATGGCCTTGTCGTGAGTATCCACTGACTTCGCCTGGTGATGATCTTCCCAGGCTTCCATACAGTGTTCAATATACTTGTTGATCACCTTCTCAAAAGCGCCCGCGCTGTATTTTGAAACCAGGCCTGAGAGTTCTTTTGCTACCTTCTGCTCTTTATTTTCATTGCCGTTAGCTTCGGCAAGTTTCTTACAAACTTTATCAAGCTTGGCTAGATCTTCTGGATTACCGCTATCTTGCACATCCTTATAGATAACACCGATAAGCGTCCTGATCTTATTTCCTTCAGGGCTTAATTCTTTTTGAAGAAAATCGGCTGGGAGATTTTTTTGCGCCTCATGACAAACAAGCTGTTTTGCATTAACGGTCTGATGCGGCTGTTGTCTAAATAGGGCTATCGGATCGTTTCTACCTTCTGTAATCAGATTGATAAAAGCGGGTCTCTCGGTCGCGCATGCAGAGCTATCCATGCCTCTGGCATAGATAGATTGAATATCCTGTCTGACTGCACCATTAATAGATCCAGGCATAATAATAACTCCTCTACTGTCCTATGTTTTGACTTTGATGCAGGGCATAAAGCACCGGGTTAGGAAATTTAACAGCCGCTGAAAGACCGTTTTTTTTGGCTTGTCACTCGTTTCTCGATAGCGACTGTATATTTCAGGCTGCGCGATTAAAGCTTGATCGGCACGGTCATTATTGTGCGAAGTAGCTTGTTTTAGGGTATCGGCTCGCATATGAAAATAATAACGTTGTGCGGCGCAAACCCCTTCACCTGGCAATGAATGATGCTCTTCTGATGCAGAAGCATAGCCAAAATGGTCTTTAAAACTCCCCTGCGAGCTGTTAGACGACCCACTGTTCATACGTCTTAAAAAAGTGTCTGGTTCCGCAAATTTCACCTGCAAACCCGAAACGCGGCAGGCGAATGCACCATAGGTTTCATTTACTCCCTGAGTCAGATAAATATCTTGTCTTAAACTTTCTTGCGATGCGAACCTGTAGATGCTGTTCATATAACCCACCCAGCAAATTTTTAACCTAAGGCTTTAAGAACGTCTTTTGCACTTTCCGCAAGGGACGCGATCGCACCACTCAATACTTTATTTAAATTATCGAAGGTGCTGTTTGCCTGGCTATAACGTTGGGCAAAAGCCTGCATATTACTTTGCAGGGCGCTGCCGCCTGCATTAAAGGAGGCAAGCCACGCCTGGTAGCTGGCCGTAGAAACTTTGCCACCGCTAATACCTGATGGATAATTAGGTGCAGCGCTGTACTGATCGAGATTGAATTCGATTTTACCGCTATCGTTTACTTTAAAGGCAGGCGCAAGCGTGGTTTCCATACTTTTACGCTCTTCCGGCGTCATTTTATCCCAGTTTTTTACACTGCCCAGGTCGATACCGTTAACTTCATTCCTGAAGTCGTCATACCCTTTTTTCATGACGGATGTATCGAACTTAACATTATTACCGTCATCACCTGTGGAAACGGCTTTGGATGCCGCTCCCTGCACGTGCGTATTATAAGCTTCGTACATTTCCGTATACTTCTGCATCAAATCGGCATAGAAATCTACGTAATCGCCTTTGATTTCTTTAATGGCGAGGGCCATTCTGGCCCACAGCTCGGCATAGCTGGTGTGGGTGGAAATTTCGTCATCACCGCTCTTTGGCTCCGGTGCAGGTTCCTGCGCCGCTCTTTGTTTCTCAGCCGAAAACTGGCTTAACGAATAGTTCGCCTTAGTACGATTTGTTACGATCTCGCGTTGGATATCCGATAACGCCTGAGCGCTACTCTTTACACGCTGTTCCTGATTGGCGACCATCTCAGCAACGTCATCCGACGGTTGCGCGCCGTCATTGGCCGTTTTGAGACACTCTAATGCGGCAAGCAGTTTGCTGTTATTAAAATCTTCGCCGCTGGTATCCAAACCATACTGACCAAGTAGTGCCCTAATTTCATCAAACTTATCCGCCTTATTAGGGGTATCCAACTGAGCAATAAGCTCTTTTATTAGTTTCGTAGTCAGTTCCGAAGTTGAACCTGCGTGGGTTTCAGCCATCGGCGCAGCCTGGGTAGCGTTGGTATCAGAGGAATAATAACTAACGGGGTTGGGTACAGCATTATTTACGTTAAGCATGGCGATATTCCTTTTGAGCAACGTATGCCGGGTATCCCTGCATACGTTGCTTATTCTTCAGATTTAGCGTGTACGTTCCGCGATGGAAGATACCGCGCTGTTATTAGCGTTGAGTATGGTGTCGGTCATACTTCTGATGGCCGCATTGGTCTCAGCGGCCTTCTTGGCCGTTTGACTTTGGGTATTGGCCAGTTCGCTGTTAACATCGCGGTCGGCGCGAGCCAGCTCTGCCTCTTTCTGCTTCTCAGCGGCTGATACGCCAAATGCCCCTTCAACAGCCCCCTGCCCGGAACGAATACCCTGGTTGGCGTACTCGGCGGTAACACGGCTTTTCTGCGTCGCGAGCTGTACCGAATTGTGGGTATCGCGCTTAAGCGCGCTGGCGTGCATATCAGCAGCCTGCGGATGCGTCATGGTGGCCTCAACATCGCCGGACAGCTTTTTGTTCTGATGAACCATGGTGTCCTTGCCACTCTTAATCGCGGTCTGATGCTCGCGAACGCCAAGCTCAAGGTTGCGGGCCGGTTTCAGATTCTTGGTGATGGAAGTGCCTTCTTTATTTAGCGCCTTCATCTGGGTCGCGGTCGTTGCTCCCTGTCCTGCAATACCCAGCGCGCCGGAGGTGATCGCCCCGTTGAGATTCTGTCGAGCAGCCTCAATGGTTTTATTACCTGCGCGAGCCGCCGCATCTACGCTGCGGTTTGTTGCCGCCGCCGCCGCTTTGTTGGCATCTCGTTCAGCATTTAACATTACGGTGGTGATGGTATTGCTCACCTCGAGCTGCTTCATGGAACCCACAACGTTGATGAACCGTGGGCCCGCGGCATCTGCGGCGGTGATATCAGTGCCGCCTTCAACAGCGGGCTGCGAACGAGCTTGACCAGCGGAAGACGAAGCGTTGCTCACGGATGACTGACTGTCACTTTTCCCGATATCTGCCGATTTATTATTTGGCTGCGTAATATTGATCTGTGAAGTTAATACGCCAGGCACGGAGGCTGCCAGGCGCTCTGCTTTATTTGCATCCCCTTCCCCTGCGACGGATAATTTCACAGTTTTAGCCGGGGTATCAGTTTCAATATCTCCCCCTTTGCGTTTCTGTGCCGCAGATGATGCCTGAGTCATATCGGTACGCAGACTCTGCTTTTCCATCATCAACGACAGCATGCCCTCTTTTTTTGCGAGATCGGACATGTCATGGACATTTCTTTTCTCTTCCTGAATAACAACACTTTTTGTTTCGGTCTTAACGTCCTGCACTCGTAAATAACGTTCTGACGCACCAGCACCAATAATTGGATCGGACATAATTGATAAAACTCCTTTATATTATTGCGGGTAAAAAATAGTCCCGCCGTTTATCCGGCAACTGCACTCATCTGTTTAGTAATATATTTACCGGCCTGCGCCTGGTTTTCCGCAACCGTTGAGATATTGCGCACAATCTCACTGACCGATTCCATTCGATGGGTAAAGCTATCGATGGCGCGATTCATCATTTCGTTAAGCAAATCCTGAAGCGCTGCGTCCTTCATCATTTCAGCTCTGATCTTCGACGCTTCCAGCAGCATACTGGCCGCAACAATCCCGACAGCCGCCTGGCTTGAGGTATTGACCACGCTCAGACCCACCACAGCCTTCTGGCTGTAATTAGAAACCTTGGCCATTTGCAGCTCGTCTGCACCCAATGAACGGCCAAAACCTTTGCTTAGCCGCTTAATAACCTGGCCGATGGCACTGTCCATCAATTTTTGCATGGTAGATTTTGTGGCTTTTTCAGCCACTTCTTGCGCTACCTCTTCCGCAACTTCCTTCACCGCGGTGCGCACCACGTTTTTGGTGACGTCTTTAACGACCTCTTTTTCCACTTCAACAGCAACATTTTTGGCCATGGTCTTGCTGGCTTCTTCTGCCACGTCGACACCAATCTTTTTCATCACCGTGCCAAAAACTTTGCTCATCACGCTACCCGCCACCATTACACCGGCGACAAGTACCGCCGCCGCCGCGATCGCGCCCAGGATTTGTCCCACCATATCTGCCGTGTCTTTATCGACGCCGAAGGATTGAAGAATGGCTGAGAATATTTTGCCCATCATCTCCATCAGCGGTTTCACGATCGCATCCATCAGCGGCTGCATCGCGTCGGCCATAAACGAACGGCCGGTCACGGCCTGGCTTATCTCGTCACCAATCGCCAGCGCTAGCCCAACGGCCGCCAGTGCCAAAGAAGCGCCACCGGTGAATGCCGCAGCGGCAAAGCTGACGGCCGTAACAATCCAGCCCAAAATCTTGCCAATGCAGCCCATCGTCTTCTGCATTTCTTCAGCTTTACGCACTTCCTCTTCGTATTCCTTGGCCTTTTTCTCCGCGTCCTTGGCCGCTGCTTCCGCCAATTTCTGCTTCAGCTCCGCCGACGCCTGAAGATCGTCACTGGAACTTTTGTTAATCAGCTGCGCCATCAGGGCCATGAGGAATGTCAGGGTTTTAGACTCTGCGTCAGCCTCCTTACGCCGCTGTTCAATGGTGCTTTGCTGCTGCGGGTTGAACGACTCAACCATCTTCTGCGACTTAGCCTGCGTCGCATCTAATGCCGATCGGGAGCTTTTCTCCGCAGCTATTGCAGGATTCAACGTCTTATTAGCAAAGTTGTTATAGGCGGTTGTGGCCTGGGTGAGGTTAGCCTGCGCAGCGTTCACCGCCGTTTTAGCAGCATCAACCTTGCCCTGCAGTTCTTCAGAAACCGGGTCTTGTTTTGCGGCCTCGGCCTCAAGGGCCGCTAATTTTCTTTGCGCGTCATCAAGCGCAGATTGGGCCTTTCCGACATCCTGTGAAAGCGCATCCGCCTGCTGTTGCGCAGCTTTAAGCGCGTCAGCATCGCTGGCCCATTGCGTCCCCTGAAGCTCTAACTGGGCTGCCATCTCGGAATAGGCATTCGCGGCGCCATCCATCATGGCGTTGATGCCCTGCAGCTGGGCGAGCAGGTTACTCATCGACGTTTCATTCGTGAGCTGCATGACTTTCCCGAGCAATGCCGTCGCCCAGGCCGAAGCAGAAAGCTTCGCTTCGCTGCCGCTTTTTGCCGTGGCGGGCTCGCGGCTCGCCGGAGACTTAAGCTGAGGAATGTCCTGGTTATCTAAGTTCGTCCTTGGGGTATTCCCGTTGACGGTATTGATAGTCGATTTCAACAGCTTGAGCAGCTGATCGGGCTGCAGGGTTTGCAGCGCACCCTTAACAGAATTCAGCTGCGGATGATCTTTTAACTCCGCATTGCCGAGGCGTTTTGCCTGTGCGGTTTGTTTTTTTAACTCAACATCGCCCGCTTCCATCCCCGCCTGATGTTGGTCTACCGGCTCTTGGGTCGCTTGCTCCAGAATGACTGGTCGCGCCACCTGCCTGATTATCTCCATTATTATTCCTCATTAAGTTTCTCCTCTTCAGGAGTATCGGTCTTGTCATTATTTATTTTATTAAGCGCGGAAATATAGGCTTTCGCCTTTTCACTTAATAACGCGTCTTTACACCTGCTAATAACAATATCGAAGCATTTACGAGCCTGCACACTCTGTCGCAGCATCAGGTTACATTGACCGGCATAAAACATTGGCCTGAAGTCTTCTTTAGATAAGGAATAAGCAAGTGCATAAAATTCGATAGCTTTGGCATAGTTCTTTTTAAGCTGATAGACCGCCGCAAGACCCATTGCATATTCAGGGTTATAGAAATCATAAATGCACAGAAAACGGAACAGAGACTCAGCATCGTCCAATTTTCCATGATGATAAAAATCGTACGCCAGCTTATAAACGTCCTGCATGGTGTCATTAGGTACGGCATAGACATCCTTAAGCGTCGCCCCGTTTTGAATGGCATCCAGCAGGCTTTCAGCATAAGCATCGAGTTGCTCATCACTTTTAAATTCTTCTTCATCGTTGAGTAAATCCAACATATTTTTATTAGCCATTGCAGCCTCTTTCCTTATTAGTTGTTAACATCTAAAAACAGCCAATTAACCCAAAGGCGAACAGTGAAGAAGATATAATCATCATACTGTTGCGCCCCGGTAGTTAATACAAAAAAACCGCACAGGTGTCCGC
The Rahnella variigena genome window above contains:
- a CDS encoding LuxR C-terminal-related transcriptional regulator, translating into MQIYSYDNYFILGVRSLIEKLNISDTSGMIVFDAGSEYVYIFHGDKLRHADINDSFSALVYCSHAFLGKNATLKAYASRLQTSLEKDLDDETMAILTCREEMVIKELYKVPNRKHLAQMFSISEKTVSSHTIRGLHKLGVKNTNTLHCILQAWETVLPAILPDT
- a CDS encoding acyl carrier protein, whose product is MNESVIDKTIASLVANLIYQVNGVLPKNINLKDSLITDLAMDSVELIDLLMRLEEIGVTIPESDISSSLTVADIIQRVQESA
- a CDS encoding IpaD/SipD/SspD family type III secretion system needle tip protein, translating into MLNVNNAVPNPVSYYSSDTNATQAAPMAETHAGSTSELTTKLIKELIAQLDTPNKADKFDEIRALLGQYGLDTSGEDFNNSKLLAALECLKTANDGAQPSDDVAEMVANQEQRVKSSAQALSDIQREIVTNRTKANYSLSQFSAEKQRAAQEPAPEPKSGDDEISTHTSYAELWARMALAIKEIKGDYVDFYADLMQKYTEMYEAYNTHVQGAASKAVSTGDDGNNVKFDTSVMKKGYDDFRNEVNGIDLGSVKNWDKMTPEERKSMETTLAPAFKVNDSGKIEFNLDQYSAAPNYPSGISGGKVSTASYQAWLASFNAGGSALQSNMQAFAQRYSQANSTFDNLNKVLSGAIASLAESAKDVLKALG
- a CDS encoding type III secretion system protein encodes the protein MSDPIIGAGASERYLRVQDVKTETKSVVIQEEKRNVHDMSDLAKKEGMLSLMMEKQSLRTDMTQASSAAQKRKGGDIETDTPAKTVKLSVAGEGDANKAERLAASVPGVLTSQINITQPNNKSADIGKSDSQSSVSNASSSAGQARSQPAVEGGTDITAADAAGPRFINVVGSMKQLEVSNTITTVMLNAERDANKAAAAATNRSVDAAARAGNKTIEAARQNLNGAITSGALGIAGQGATTATQMKALNKEGTSITKNLKPARNLELGVREHQTAIKSGKDTMVHQNKKLSGDVEATMTHPQAADMHASALKRDTHNSVQLATQKSRVTAEYANQGIRSGQGAVEGAFGVSAAEKQKEAELARADRDVNSELANTQSQTAKKAAETNAAIRSMTDTILNANNSAVSSIAERTR
- the sctE gene encoding type III secretion system translocon subunit SctE, which produces MEIIRQVARPVILEQATQEPVDQHQAGMEAGDVELKKQTAQAKRLGNAELKDHPQLNSVKGALQTLQPDQLLKLLKSTINTVNGNTPRTNLDNQDIPQLKSPASREPATAKSGSEAKLSASAWATALLGKVMQLTNETSMSNLLAQLQGINAMMDGAANAYSEMAAQLELQGTQWASDADALKAAQQQADALSQDVGKAQSALDDAQRKLAALEAEAAKQDPVSEELQGKVDAAKTAVNAAQANLTQATTAYNNFANKTLNPAIAAEKSSRSALDATQAKSQKMVESFNPQQQSTIEQRRKEADAESKTLTFLMALMAQLINKSSSDDLQASAELKQKLAEAAAKDAEKKAKEYEEEVRKAEEMQKTMGCIGKILGWIVTAVSFAAAAFTGGASLALAAVGLALAIGDEISQAVTGRSFMADAMQPLMDAIVKPLMEMMGKIFSAILQSFGVDKDTADMVGQILGAIAAAAVLVAGVMVAGSVMSKVFGTVMKKIGVDVAEEASKTMAKNVAVEVEKEVVKDVTKNVVRTAVKEVAEEVAQEVAEKATKSTMQKLMDSAIGQVIKRLSKGFGRSLGADELQMAKVSNYSQKAVVGLSVVNTSSQAAVGIVAASMLLEASKIRAEMMKDAALQDLLNEMMNRAIDSFTHRMESVSEIVRNISTVAENQAQAGKYITKQMSAVAG
- the sicA gene encoding type III secretion system translocator chaperone SicA, with amino-acid sequence MANKNMLDLLNDEEEFKSDEQLDAYAESLLDAIQNGATLKDVYAVPNDTMQDVYKLAYDFYHHGKLDDAESLFRFLCIYDFYNPEYAMGLAAVYQLKKNYAKAIEFYALAYSLSKEDFRPMFYAGQCNLMLRQSVQARKCFDIVISRCKDALLSEKAKAYISALNKINNDKTDTPEEEKLNEE